From Synechococcus sp. A10-1-5-1, a single genomic window includes:
- a CDS encoding Glu/Leu/Phe/Val dehydrogenase dimerization domain-containing protein, translated as MVLSTTAPPDVSVLSQHVSPHLSVFIVGETTHPGRPANGGLRLLPYSSDDACIADGRRLAALMTHKHDLYGTGFAGGKIVARAADLDAVKDELIGVTATLLESLDGAMVTGCDLNTTLEDMERLTTLTPHVLAAVGSPIDASAATAHGTLGAVEAVLGETLATAEPGRALVHGCGAVGGTVARSLVDHGWTVFTMDHYRDRARFRGATPLPANCSWWELDLDLLLPCSISRLIDQDMTEALRARAVVPAANAPFHEAHLAEELRQRAIPVLPDPLVNAGAVIADSIERFSPDSWRQAEADAVYSFVREEIRNRSDEYLQQRKRGASAHTALGTVAAGSEGRPIGLSFRGRHDP; from the coding sequence ATGGTGTTATCGACAACAGCGCCGCCGGATGTGTCGGTGCTGTCGCAGCATGTCTCGCCGCACCTCTCGGTCTTCATTGTTGGAGAGACGACCCACCCGGGTCGCCCCGCCAATGGCGGGCTTCGGCTACTTCCGTACTCCAGCGATGACGCCTGCATCGCCGATGGTCGACGGCTCGCAGCACTGATGACACACAAACACGATCTCTACGGCACCGGCTTCGCGGGCGGAAAAATTGTGGCGCGCGCGGCCGATCTCGACGCCGTCAAAGACGAGCTCATTGGAGTCACCGCAACACTCCTTGAGTCCCTGGATGGAGCGATGGTGACTGGGTGTGATCTCAACACAACCCTGGAGGACATGGAGCGTCTAACGACGCTCACGCCCCATGTCCTGGCCGCAGTCGGCAGTCCAATCGATGCGAGTGCGGCAACAGCCCATGGGACGCTTGGTGCCGTGGAGGCCGTCTTGGGCGAGACGCTGGCAACAGCCGAACCAGGTCGGGCTCTGGTGCATGGCTGCGGAGCGGTGGGTGGAACGGTGGCCCGCTCTCTGGTGGATCACGGCTGGACGGTGTTCACAATGGATCACTATCGCGACCGCGCCAGATTCCGTGGAGCCACCCCACTTCCCGCAAATTGTTCATGGTGGGAATTGGACCTTGATCTGCTGCTTCCTTGTTCAATCTCCAGGCTGATTGATCAAGACATGACTGAAGCGCTGCGTGCCAGAGCCGTGGTGCCGGCTGCCAATGCTCCATTTCATGAGGCCCATCTCGCTGAGGAGCTGCGCCAACGAGCAATTCCTGTACTGCCCGACCCCCTGGTCAATGCAGGCGCGGTCATCGCCGACTCAATCGAGCGCTTCTCTCCAGATAGCTGGCGGCAAGCTGAAGCGGATGCGGTCTATTCCTTTGTACGCGAGGAAATCCGTAACCGCTCTGATGAGTACTTGCAACAGCGCAAGAGAGGAGCATCAGCACACACAGCCCTGGGCACCGTCGCCGCAGGCTCTGAGGGACGACCGATTGGTCTGAGCTTCAGAGGAAGGCATGATCCATGA
- a CDS encoding FAD-dependent oxidoreductase has protein sequence MTSTVPKSVSVLILGGGMAGLSSAAALARQGITDVLLLEAKTLAHAQASSFGETRMFREMYSDPVLCELAQAANQLWMKEEQEAGVPLRATHGLLFYGESWEEETIEGSIPGARRVMDEQGIPYEALSSAEIAARFPLKPKHEFTGLFEPTAGAVRSDRVIAHWCQTARAAGHQLLEHTPVESIDSDGRGVTLKQGQHIRADQLVIACGIWSQQLLAPLGLQPKLEIWPMLWAHYTVDPALADRYPQWFCFQQERGDDGGLYYGFPVLSHTPDGRPRIKCGIDWTPKELRVHEPGLMQRDPPARLVELLDQFLFNELEGIQDRMETVMSPYSMTEDVNFVLDRITPTISLFCGGSGQSFKFAPLIGDSLARFASGQQPAVDVSCWSHQRPAVTA, from the coding sequence ATGACATCCACCGTCCCCAAGAGCGTCAGCGTCCTGATCCTGGGTGGAGGCATGGCCGGCCTCAGTTCTGCCGCTGCCCTAGCGAGACAAGGAATCACCGATGTCCTGCTGCTTGAAGCAAAGACCCTCGCCCATGCCCAAGCCAGCAGCTTCGGTGAGACTCGGATGTTCCGGGAGATGTACTCCGATCCAGTGCTCTGCGAGCTGGCTCAAGCCGCAAATCAACTGTGGATGAAAGAAGAACAAGAGGCTGGAGTCCCGCTCAGGGCAACCCATGGATTGCTCTTCTACGGCGAAAGCTGGGAAGAGGAAACCATCGAAGGCTCGATCCCTGGGGCCCGCCGGGTCATGGATGAGCAGGGCATTCCCTACGAAGCACTCTCTTCGGCAGAGATCGCGGCACGGTTTCCGCTCAAGCCAAAACATGAGTTCACAGGACTCTTCGAACCCACGGCCGGAGCTGTGCGCAGCGACAGGGTCATTGCGCACTGGTGCCAAACAGCTCGGGCCGCAGGACATCAACTCCTGGAGCACACCCCTGTAGAGAGCATTGACTCTGATGGACGCGGCGTGACCCTCAAACAAGGGCAACACATCAGGGCCGATCAACTGGTGATCGCTTGTGGAATCTGGAGTCAACAGCTGCTCGCCCCCCTCGGGCTACAGCCAAAACTTGAGATCTGGCCGATGCTTTGGGCGCATTACACGGTCGATCCAGCGCTGGCAGATCGCTATCCCCAATGGTTCTGTTTTCAACAAGAACGTGGTGATGACGGCGGCCTCTATTACGGCTTCCCCGTTTTAAGCCACACCCCTGATGGGCGTCCCAGGATCAAGTGTGGAATCGATTGGACACCAAAGGAACTGCGTGTCCATGAACCAGGCTTGATGCAGAGGGATCCTCCAGCTCGATTGGTTGAACTCTTGGATCAATTTCTCTTCAACGAGCTCGAGGGCATCCAAGATCGCATGGAGACTGTCATGAGCCCCTATTCAATGACCGAGGACGTGAATTTCGTTCTCGATCGCATCACGCCAACCATCAGTCTCTTCTGCGGGGGGTCAGGACAGTCCTTCAAGTTTGCCCCCTTAATTGGCGACTCCCTTGCGCGCTTCGCGAGTGGTCAACAACCAGCTGTTGATGTCAGCTGCTGGAGCCATCAACGACCTGCCGTCACTGCATAA
- a CDS encoding BCCT family transporter gives MTPRDVPWLKQPPLWVGSIPLLLFLLIAAVDLELARTFTSNGKTIISQHIGGLWQWLVLAVFLVAMGLAISPIGSVKLGGAGAKPTIRFFDWCAVLICTLLAGGGVFWSAAEPLFHFQSPAPYFPQITGGSSEAVDPALAVSFLHWGFLAWALVATTVTITFSMLEKRGEPLRPRSLLVGVLPRAWVDGAVGDFADGLSVVAAVAGTVGPLGFLSLQLSNAAGQLPWLSDSAGLQSLVVILLTAVFATSTVSGIQRGIKWLSELNVVLTLGLAAAILLVGPGLWLLQHFLSAMLLYINELPAMALASNNAEQAGWLNGWTIFYWGWFLGYAPLMGLFTAGVSRGRSIRELVLAVAILCPLVTNLWFTLLGGTGIALELADAGSISGPLQMSGAAAALLAILSQLPLAWLLIPTGLLLVVLFMATSADSMSYAAAMVVSGEREPAPLLRLFWALMIGSLTLVLLRIGTSLGDSTSIDALQAFIVIAAVPVTPLVLLSLWSAPRLAWREWASTSRATARP, from the coding sequence ATCACCCCACGGGACGTTCCCTGGCTGAAACAGCCACCCCTCTGGGTTGGTTCTATCCCACTACTTCTGTTTCTGCTGATCGCAGCGGTGGATCTGGAACTCGCCAGGACTTTCACCAGCAATGGCAAAACAATCATCAGCCAACACATCGGTGGCCTCTGGCAGTGGCTGGTGCTCGCGGTGTTCCTCGTGGCCATGGGCCTGGCGATCAGTCCCATCGGATCAGTGAAGCTGGGGGGAGCCGGAGCCAAACCAACCATTCGTTTTTTTGATTGGTGCGCAGTCCTGATCTGCACACTGCTGGCGGGTGGAGGGGTGTTCTGGTCTGCCGCAGAGCCTCTGTTCCACTTCCAATCTCCAGCTCCCTACTTCCCACAAATCACTGGGGGCAGCTCAGAAGCCGTTGATCCGGCGCTGGCCGTGAGCTTTCTGCATTGGGGGTTTTTGGCTTGGGCACTGGTGGCGACCACAGTGACCATCACCTTCTCAATGCTGGAGAAACGGGGGGAGCCCCTGCGGCCTCGTTCACTGCTGGTGGGGGTCCTCCCAAGGGCTTGGGTGGATGGAGCTGTTGGTGATTTCGCGGATGGGCTCTCGGTCGTCGCCGCTGTTGCGGGCACCGTCGGCCCTCTGGGCTTTCTCTCCCTGCAACTGAGTAATGCAGCTGGACAGCTGCCATGGCTCAGCGACAGCGCTGGTTTGCAATCCCTCGTGGTGATCTTGCTCACAGCGGTGTTTGCCACCTCCACAGTCAGTGGAATTCAGCGCGGCATCAAATGGCTCTCTGAGTTGAACGTTGTACTCACCCTTGGGCTGGCGGCAGCAATCCTTTTGGTTGGCCCAGGGCTCTGGCTGCTTCAGCATTTCCTGAGTGCAATGTTGCTCTACATCAACGAGTTGCCCGCGATGGCCCTGGCGAGCAACAACGCCGAGCAAGCCGGCTGGTTGAACGGTTGGACCATTTTTTATTGGGGTTGGTTTCTGGGTTATGCCCCACTCATGGGGCTGTTCACCGCCGGGGTCAGCCGTGGCAGAAGCATTCGGGAGCTGGTACTGGCGGTGGCCATCCTCTGTCCACTCGTGACCAATTTGTGGTTCACCCTGCTGGGGGGCACGGGAATCGCCCTGGAGCTCGCCGATGCTGGTTCCATCAGTGGGCCGCTTCAAATGAGCGGAGCGGCGGCTGCCTTATTGGCGATCCTCAGCCAACTGCCTCTGGCCTGGCTGTTAATCCCAACGGGACTCCTACTGGTGGTTCTGTTTATGGCCACCAGCGCTGATTCGATGAGCTACGCAGCGGCCATGGTGGTCAGTGGAGAGCGCGAGCCCGCCCCGTTACTGCGATTGTTCTGGGCCCTCATGATCGGCAGTCTCACCCTGGTGCTGCTTCGAATCGGAACAAGCCTGGGCGACAGCACGTCCATTGACGCGCTGCAGGCCTTCATCGTCATCGCGGCAGTTCCTGTCACACCACTGGTGCTGTTGAGTCTCTGGAGCGCACCGCGGCTGGCCTGGAGAGAGTGGGCTAGCACCAGTCGAGCAACAGCTAGGCCATAA